The Streptomyces sp. NBC_01268 genome window below encodes:
- a CDS encoding ABC transporter substrate-binding protein, with protein sequence MRTSSSRRTPGRTRRTVLAAVTALAAGTALLTGCGGDGADAADDGTITLRIGTFGSFGYDDKTGAKLYAEYEKAHPGIKIVESNVADGQKYWDTLKLRLSRNSGLADIQAVEVGYIAEATGSSMADKWVDLSKSGGADLGAFLDWKVKQATTADGKVIGLGTDIGPMAICYNKELFAQAKLPTERTEVGRLWTGDWSKFLETGRTYQKNAPAGTSFHDSASGLFNAVISSEPEQYANTSGQLAWEDSPGVKKAWDTAVAAARGGLTAKLRQFDEKGTWNAAFKNSKFATVACPSWMTGIIKDQAGAGNQGKWDIAAPPVAGNWGGSFLAVPKSGKHAKEAAELAAWLTAPAQHAKVFAVNGNIPSTKDTLSSAAVVGAKLPYFGDTPVGEIFAAAAANIRPAPISRWDGQMKTFLTDNGILDIEQRGTDPAKAWENVRKLAEDKIAQ encoded by the coding sequence ATGCGCACTTCCAGCAGCAGACGGACGCCCGGCCGCACACGCCGAACCGTGCTCGCGGCCGTCACCGCCCTGGCGGCCGGCACGGCCCTGCTCACCGGTTGCGGCGGCGACGGGGCGGACGCCGCCGACGACGGGACCATCACGCTGCGGATCGGCACCTTCGGTTCGTTCGGCTACGACGACAAGACGGGCGCCAAGCTGTACGCCGAGTACGAGAAGGCGCACCCCGGAATCAAGATCGTCGAGTCGAACGTGGCCGACGGCCAGAAGTACTGGGACACGCTCAAGCTGCGCCTCTCCCGCAACAGCGGCCTCGCCGACATCCAGGCCGTCGAGGTCGGCTACATAGCCGAGGCCACCGGCTCCTCGATGGCGGACAAGTGGGTGGACCTGTCCAAGAGCGGCGGCGCGGACCTGGGAGCCTTCCTCGACTGGAAGGTCAAGCAGGCCACCACCGCCGACGGCAAGGTCATCGGCCTCGGCACCGACATCGGCCCCATGGCCATCTGCTACAACAAGGAGCTCTTCGCCCAGGCCAAGCTGCCCACCGAGCGCACCGAGGTCGGCAGGCTCTGGACCGGGGACTGGTCGAAGTTCCTGGAGACCGGTCGGACGTACCAGAAGAACGCCCCCGCCGGCACCTCCTTCCACGACTCCGCGAGCGGTCTGTTCAACGCCGTCATCTCCAGCGAGCCGGAGCAGTACGCGAACACGAGCGGGCAGCTCGCCTGGGAGGACAGTCCCGGCGTGAAGAAGGCCTGGGACACCGCCGTCGCGGCGGCGCGCGGTGGACTCACCGCCAAGCTGCGCCAGTTCGACGAGAAGGGCACCTGGAACGCCGCGTTCAAGAACTCGAAGTTCGCGACGGTCGCCTGCCCCAGCTGGATGACCGGCATCATCAAGGACCAGGCGGGCGCCGGCAACCAGGGGAAGTGGGACATCGCCGCGCCGCCCGTGGCCGGCAACTGGGGCGGCTCCTTCCTCGCCGTCCCCAAGTCGGGCAAGCACGCCAAGGAGGCCGCGGAGCTGGCCGCCTGGCTCACCGCCCCGGCCCAGCACGCCAAGGTCTTCGCCGTGAACGGCAACATCCCGTCGACCAAGGACACCCTGTCCTCGGCCGCGGTGGTGGGCGCCAAGCTGCCCTACTTCGGCGACACCCCGGTCGGTGAGATCTTCGCCGCCGCGGCCGCGAACATCCGCCCGGCGCCGATCAGCCGCTGGGACGGGCAGATGAAGACCTTCCTCACCGACAACGGCATCCTCGACATCGAGCAGCGCGGCACGGACCCGGCGAAGGCCTGGGAGAACGTCAGGAAGCTGGCCGAGGACAAGATCGCCCAGTAG
- a CDS encoding carbohydrate ABC transporter permease: MATSVRARNGGSSSPDAPPSPTPRPDAARSGSARRARLYRWDLKATPYLFVAPFFLTFAAFGLFPLLYTGWLSLNRVELGGDPRWKGLENYTDLATSEFFWNALANTFTIGLISTVPQLLMALGLAHLLNYRLRGRGFFRVAVLAPYATSIAAATLVFAQLFNTDYGLINSALGWVGFDPVDWEASKWPAQIAISTIVIWRWTGYNALIYLAAMQAVPQDLYEAAALDGASRWRQFLSVTIPSIRPTILFTVIVSTIGATQLFGEPMLYGGSVGISGGSGNQFQTLSLLMYEKGWVTGALGQASAIAWVMLLLLLLVGGVQSLVARSQRKKLGG, from the coding sequence GTGGCCACCTCCGTACGGGCGAGGAACGGCGGCTCGTCGTCGCCCGACGCACCGCCCTCCCCCACCCCGCGCCCGGACGCCGCCCGTTCCGGCTCCGCCCGCCGTGCCCGGCTCTACCGCTGGGACCTGAAGGCGACCCCGTACCTCTTCGTCGCCCCCTTCTTCCTGACCTTCGCCGCCTTCGGCCTCTTCCCCCTGCTCTACACGGGCTGGCTCTCGCTCAACCGGGTCGAGCTCGGCGGCGATCCGCGGTGGAAGGGCCTGGAGAACTACACCGACCTGGCCACCAGCGAGTTCTTCTGGAACGCGCTGGCCAACACCTTCACCATCGGGCTGATCTCGACCGTCCCCCAGCTGCTCATGGCCCTGGGACTCGCCCACCTGCTCAACTACCGCCTGCGCGGCCGCGGTTTCTTCCGGGTCGCCGTCCTCGCCCCCTACGCGACCTCGATCGCGGCGGCCACCCTGGTCTTCGCCCAGCTCTTCAACACCGACTACGGGCTCATCAACTCGGCCCTCGGCTGGGTGGGCTTCGACCCGGTCGACTGGGAGGCGTCGAAGTGGCCCGCGCAGATCGCCATCTCGACGATCGTGATCTGGCGCTGGACCGGCTACAACGCCCTGATCTACCTGGCCGCCATGCAGGCGGTCCCGCAGGACCTGTACGAGGCGGCGGCCCTCGACGGGGCCTCGCGCTGGCGCCAGTTCCTGAGCGTGACGATCCCCTCGATCCGGCCCACCATCCTCTTCACCGTCATCGTCTCCACCATCGGTGCCACCCAGCTGTTCGGCGAGCCGATGCTCTACGGCGGCAGCGTCGGCATCTCGGGCGGCAGCGGCAACCAGTTCCAGACGCTCAGCCTGCTCATGTACGAGAAGGGCTGGGTCACCGGCGCCCTGGGCCAGGCCTCCGCCATCGCCTGGGTGATGCTGCTGCTGCTCCTGCTCGTCGGCGGCGTCCAGTCGCTCGTCGCCCGTTCGCAACGCAAGAAGCTGGGGGGCTGA
- a CDS encoding carbohydrate ABC transporter permease, producing MARTLLRQSAGRQHHAGPLTYVLLGVAALFSLFPLYWNLVAASHSGERVVEAPAPLLPGPRLFDNLSFAWNQVDMGEALVNTTVVASLVALSTVLFATLAGFAFAKLRFKGRGALLTLVVATMTVPPQLSVIPLYRIITDLGWVDQLQSVVLPSLVAAFGVFFMRQYLVEALPVELVEAARMDGAHSLRIVWHVVFPVARPAMAVLGMLVFVQAWNDFFWPFIALTPDGSPTLQVALAGLGAGNHTVDQAVVLTGALISTVPLLLVFAVLGKHIVGGITAGAVKS from the coding sequence ATGGCCCGTACTCTCCTGAGGCAGTCGGCCGGCCGGCAGCACCACGCGGGTCCGCTGACCTACGTCCTGCTCGGCGTCGCCGCGCTGTTCTCGCTCTTCCCCCTCTACTGGAACCTCGTCGCCGCCTCGCACAGCGGCGAGCGGGTGGTGGAGGCCCCCGCGCCGCTGCTGCCCGGGCCGCGCCTCTTCGACAACCTGTCCTTCGCCTGGAACCAGGTCGACATGGGCGAGGCCCTGGTCAACACGACGGTGGTCGCCTCGCTCGTCGCCCTGTCGACGGTCCTGTTCGCCACGCTCGCCGGTTTCGCCTTCGCCAAGCTGCGCTTCAAGGGGCGGGGCGCCCTGTTGACGCTGGTCGTGGCGACGATGACCGTTCCACCGCAGCTCAGCGTGATCCCGCTGTACCGGATCATCACCGACCTGGGCTGGGTCGACCAGCTCCAGTCGGTGGTCCTGCCCTCGCTGGTGGCCGCGTTCGGCGTGTTCTTCATGCGCCAGTACCTCGTCGAGGCGCTGCCCGTCGAGCTGGTCGAGGCGGCCCGGATGGACGGCGCGCACTCGCTGCGCATCGTCTGGCACGTGGTCTTCCCGGTGGCCCGGCCCGCGATGGCCGTGCTCGGCATGCTGGTGTTCGTGCAGGCGTGGAACGACTTCTTCTGGCCGTTCATCGCGCTCACCCCGGATGGCAGCCCCACCCTCCAGGTGGCGCTCGCCGGGCTGGGCGCGGGCAACCACACGGTCGACCAGGCCGTGGTGCTGACCGGCGCCCTGATCTCCACGGTGCCGCTGCTGCTGGTGTTCGCCGTGCTCGGCAAGCACATCGTCGGCGGGATCACCGCGGGCGCGGTCAAGAGCTGA
- a CDS encoding GH1 family beta-glucosidase, whose translation MTASETRPLTAVRRFPSDFLWGAATAAYQIEGAAAEDGRTPSIWDTFSHTPGKVFQGHTGDVAVDHYHRFREDVRLMGELGLNAYRFSVSWSRVQPTGRGPAVQKGLDFYRRLVDELLAAGIEPALTLYHWDLPQELEDAGGWPERATAERFAAYAGLMADALGDRVTRWTTLNEPWCSAFLGYGSGVHAPGRTDPVAALRAAHHLNLGHGLAVQALRSALPAGAKLAVSLNLHEVRPLTPSAADREAARRIDTVGNGVWLGPMLDGAYPEELFADTARLTDWAFVRDGDTATAGQPLDWLGINYYTPTVVSRVAEGEEKPQDDGHGNSAHSPWPGADDVAFHQADGERTAMGWPVDPDGLYDLLTRVSERYPGLPLVVSENGAAYEDVVGPDGSVHDPERTAYVHAHLRAVHRAVTDGAEVAGYFLWSLLDNFEWAYGYAKRFGAVHVDYGTLRRTPKSSARWYARVARSGELLAPGAEG comes from the coding sequence ATGACCGCGTCCGAGACCCGGCCGCTCACCGCCGTCCGCCGATTCCCGTCCGACTTCCTGTGGGGCGCCGCCACCGCCGCGTACCAGATCGAGGGCGCGGCGGCCGAGGACGGGCGCACACCGTCCATCTGGGACACCTTCTCGCACACCCCGGGGAAGGTCTTCCAGGGCCACACCGGCGATGTGGCCGTCGACCACTACCACCGCTTCCGCGAGGACGTCCGGCTGATGGGCGAACTCGGTCTGAACGCCTACCGGTTCTCCGTCTCCTGGTCGCGGGTCCAGCCGACCGGGCGGGGTCCGGCCGTCCAGAAGGGCCTCGACTTCTACCGGCGGCTCGTCGACGAGCTGCTCGCGGCGGGGATCGAACCGGCGCTCACGCTGTACCACTGGGACCTGCCGCAGGAGCTGGAGGACGCGGGGGGCTGGCCGGAGCGGGCGACGGCGGAGCGCTTCGCCGCGTACGCGGGTCTGATGGCCGACGCCCTGGGCGACCGGGTCACCCGATGGACCACGCTCAACGAACCCTGGTGCTCGGCCTTCCTGGGCTACGGTTCCGGCGTGCACGCCCCGGGCCGCACCGACCCGGTGGCCGCGCTGCGGGCCGCCCACCACCTCAACCTGGGGCACGGGCTCGCCGTACAGGCGCTGCGGTCGGCGCTGCCGGCCGGGGCGAAGCTGGCGGTCTCGCTCAACCTGCACGAGGTGCGCCCGCTGACGCCGTCGGCCGCGGACCGGGAGGCGGCCCGTCGGATCGACACCGTCGGCAACGGGGTGTGGCTGGGCCCGATGCTGGACGGCGCCTACCCCGAGGAGCTGTTCGCCGACACGGCGCGCCTGACCGACTGGGCGTTCGTCCGGGACGGGGACACGGCGACGGCCGGGCAGCCGCTGGACTGGCTGGGCATCAACTACTACACGCCGACGGTGGTCTCGCGGGTCGCCGAGGGCGAGGAGAAGCCGCAGGACGACGGGCACGGCAACAGCGCGCACTCCCCCTGGCCGGGCGCCGACGACGTCGCCTTCCACCAGGCGGACGGCGAGCGCACGGCGATGGGCTGGCCCGTGGACCCGGACGGGCTCTACGACCTGCTCACCCGGGTCTCGGAGCGCTACCCGGGACTGCCGCTGGTGGTCAGCGAGAACGGTGCCGCCTACGAGGACGTGGTCGGCCCGGACGGCTCGGTGCACGACCCGGAGCGCACGGCGTACGTCCACGCCCATCTGCGGGCGGTGCACCGGGCGGTGACGGACGGGGCCGAGGTGGCCGGGTACTTCCTGTGGTCGCTGCTCGACAACTTCGAGTGGGCGTACGGCTACGCGAAGCGGTTCGGCGCGGTGCACGTCGACTACGGGACGCTGCGCAGGACGCCGAAGTCCAGCGCCCGCTGGTACGCGCGGGTGGCCCGCTCCGGGGAACTGCTCGCGCCGGGCGCGGAGGGCTGA
- a CDS encoding maltokinase N-terminal cap-like domain-containing protein, which translates to MAVIHKTTMQPTKLELLESWLPTRPWYLGREGAVPVLEKAGGFRLDDPEGEVGIEFMVVADSSGEETHAYLLPLTYRGAPLEGAEGALIGTSEHGVLGTRWVYDGAHDPVLLGELTALLEGRSVPQAQSLTDVPDPTVAASFDGSGTWDTSAAPGVEDGAYGTDVRLGAGAPLLRVVRVLDPKVSGSRGEVTAGWHLPDGEELRGAYVVVFDAA; encoded by the coding sequence ATGGCCGTCATTCACAAGACCACGATGCAGCCGACCAAGCTGGAGCTCCTGGAGAGCTGGCTCCCGACGCGGCCCTGGTACCTGGGCCGCGAGGGGGCCGTGCCCGTACTGGAGAAGGCGGGCGGCTTCCGTCTCGACGACCCGGAGGGCGAGGTGGGCATCGAGTTCATGGTGGTCGCCGACTCCTCGGGCGAGGAGACCCACGCCTATCTGCTGCCGCTGACCTATCGGGGGGCGCCGCTGGAGGGCGCGGAGGGCGCGCTGATCGGGACGTCCGAGCACGGTGTGCTGGGCACCCGGTGGGTGTACGACGGGGCGCACGACCCGGTCCTGCTGGGCGAGTTGACGGCCCTGCTCGAAGGCCGGTCGGTCCCGCAGGCGCAGAGCCTGACCGACGTCCCGGACCCGACCGTCGCGGCCTCCTTCGACGGGTCGGGCACCTGGGACACGAGCGCCGCACCGGGCGTCGAGGACGGGGCGTACGGCACCGACGTGCGGCTCGGCGCGGGCGCGCCGCTGCTGCGGGTCGTGCGGGTCCTCGATCCCAAGGTGTCCGGGTCGCGGGGCGAGGTGACGGCCGGCTGGCACCTGCCGGACGGCGAGGAGCTGCGCGGCGCGTACGTCGTGGTGTTCGACGCGGCCTGA
- a CDS encoding glutaminase, with amino-acid sequence MLLTFAPVLDRIAEEITGLTDRGRPADYIPALASADPHRFGMAVAELDGTVYGVGEWQQPFSTQSVTKVFTLALALARKGDPLWDHVGREPSGNPFNSLVQLEYENGIPRNPFINAGALVVTDQLHRMTGDASGVLLDFLRAESGNHDLDFDRDVAASETAHGDRNAALAHFMASYDNIANPVPTLLREYFRQCSVEASCADLALATGFLARHGIRADGSRLLTRSQAKQVNAVMLTCGTYDAAGDFAYRVGLPGKSGVGGAIIAVVPGRCTLCVWSPGLDERGNSVAGVAALDRFTTITGLSVF; translated from the coding sequence ATGCTGTTGACGTTCGCACCCGTCCTGGACCGGATCGCCGAGGAGATCACGGGCCTCACCGACCGCGGCCGGCCCGCCGACTACATCCCCGCGCTGGCCTCAGCCGACCCGCACCGCTTCGGGATGGCCGTCGCCGAACTCGACGGGACCGTGTACGGCGTGGGGGAGTGGCAGCAGCCCTTCTCCACCCAGTCCGTCACCAAGGTCTTCACCCTCGCCCTCGCGCTGGCCCGCAAGGGCGACCCGCTCTGGGACCACGTCGGCAGGGAACCCTCCGGCAACCCGTTCAACTCGCTCGTCCAGCTGGAGTACGAGAACGGCATCCCGCGCAACCCGTTCATCAACGCGGGCGCCCTCGTCGTCACCGACCAGCTCCACCGGATGACCGGCGACGCCTCCGGCGTCCTCCTCGACTTCCTGCGCGCCGAGAGCGGCAACCACGACCTCGACTTCGACCGCGACGTCGCCGCGTCCGAGACCGCGCACGGCGACCGCAACGCCGCCCTCGCCCACTTCATGGCGAGCTACGACAACATCGCCAACCCCGTGCCGACCCTGCTGCGCGAGTACTTCCGCCAGTGCTCCGTCGAGGCCTCCTGCGCCGACCTGGCACTCGCCACCGGCTTCCTCGCCCGCCACGGCATCCGCGCCGACGGCTCCCGGCTGCTCACCCGCAGCCAGGCCAAGCAGGTCAACGCCGTCATGCTCACCTGCGGCACCTACGACGCCGCCGGCGACTTCGCGTACCGGGTCGGACTGCCCGGCAAGAGCGGCGTCGGCGGCGCCATCATCGCCGTCGTCCCGGGCCGCTGCACCCTCTGTGTGTGGAGCCCCGGCCTCGACGAGCGCGGCAACTCCGTCGCCGGAGTCGCCGCGCTCGACCGCTTCACCACCATCACCGGCCTGTCCGTCTTCTGA
- a CDS encoding endonuclease/exonuclease/phosphatase family protein encodes MGGSTRRAPAVRRRGLRLALAGALASVLLPATAAQAETPAPRTYTVWQWNVAGNTIHDGSTTDGMVTQAAASVVSRSADFAAFNELCQGQYSALVEELRAKGWPQNAQNFARFEPSRPAGNASVCKGEAFGNALFSKRPLGGAARIALPDDGTAEKRNLLCAPLTDGTATRFCTTHITTSQSFNVAQLEFVRQKLEEYDAAGETTLIAGDFNAQPSYGRLNSYYSASVDTPNNSNNTGRYRELDDNDPDHCPGYGEWTADGTPGTTPPCGGNAKIDHIFVRESALAGPYSADSLAISTSCTGVAACSDHRILVGTVTVG; translated from the coding sequence ATGGGCGGTTCCACGAGACGCGCTCCGGCCGTACGGCGCCGAGGCCTGCGGCTGGCGCTGGCGGGGGCACTGGCCTCCGTGCTGCTTCCGGCGACGGCGGCCCAGGCGGAGACCCCGGCCCCGCGCACGTACACGGTCTGGCAGTGGAACGTGGCGGGGAACACGATCCACGACGGTTCCACGACCGACGGCATGGTCACGCAGGCGGCCGCGTCCGTGGTCAGCCGCTCGGCCGACTTCGCGGCCTTCAACGAGCTGTGTCAGGGGCAGTACAGCGCCCTGGTGGAGGAGCTGCGGGCCAAGGGCTGGCCGCAGAACGCGCAGAACTTCGCCCGGTTCGAGCCGAGCCGCCCGGCGGGCAACGCCTCGGTGTGCAAGGGCGAGGCGTTCGGGAACGCGCTGTTCAGCAAGCGCCCGCTGGGCGGCGCGGCCCGCATCGCGCTGCCGGACGACGGGACGGCCGAGAAGCGCAACCTGCTGTGCGCGCCGCTGACCGACGGCACGGCCACGCGGTTCTGCACGACGCACATCACGACGAGCCAGTCGTTCAACGTGGCCCAGCTGGAGTTCGTGCGGCAGAAGCTGGAGGAGTACGACGCGGCCGGGGAGACGACGCTGATCGCGGGCGACTTCAACGCCCAGCCGAGCTACGGCCGGCTGAACTCGTACTACTCCGCGAGCGTGGACACCCCGAACAACTCGAACAACACGGGCCGGTACCGGGAGCTCGACGACAACGACCCGGACCACTGCCCCGGGTACGGGGAGTGGACGGCCGACGGCACGCCCGGCACGACGCCCCCGTGCGGCGGGAACGCCAAGATCGACCACATCTTCGTGCGGGAGAGCGCGCTGGCCGGTCCGTACAGCGCGGACTCGCTCGCGATCTCGACGAGCTGCACGGGCGTCGCGGCCTGCTCCGACCACCGGATACTCGTCGGTACGGTGACGGTCGGGTAG
- a CDS encoding VOC family protein — protein sequence MPLTADEPGAPCWLSLAARDLEAAERFYGAVLGWTFRHGPLGQGFSVGERDGTPVAGIGEVVDRMAVPVAWTAYFAVADADAAVARIRERGGTVGVGPVAFPPRGRAALATDLEGAAFGVWEGRVSSRWRVGEQHAPAWLELHTRNAFDAAVFYGGVLDWLDGGADRFEVSYEDDQVVLRRQGDAVARLNSGPADAAAEQPQRRPRWLVHFRVPDLERATAAVLDHGGSLVPEADDGWRALSGRRTTVRDPQGGLFTLDENPAAPAP from the coding sequence GTGCCGCTGACCGCGGACGAGCCGGGAGCGCCGTGCTGGCTGAGCCTGGCCGCACGCGACCTCGAAGCCGCCGAGCGGTTCTACGGGGCGGTCCTCGGCTGGACCTTCCGGCACGGCCCCCTCGGCCAGGGCTTCTCCGTCGGCGAGCGCGACGGCACACCGGTCGCCGGGATCGGCGAGGTGGTGGACCGGATGGCGGTGCCGGTGGCCTGGACGGCCTACTTCGCGGTCGCCGACGCCGACGCGGCGGTGGCCCGCATCCGCGAGCGCGGCGGCACCGTCGGGGTCGGCCCGGTGGCCTTCCCGCCGCGCGGCCGGGCGGCACTCGCCACCGACCTGGAGGGCGCGGCCTTCGGCGTCTGGGAGGGCCGGGTCTCCTCCCGCTGGCGGGTGGGCGAGCAGCACGCCCCCGCCTGGCTGGAGCTGCACACCCGCAACGCCTTCGACGCCGCCGTCTTCTACGGCGGGGTGCTGGACTGGCTCGACGGCGGCGCGGACCGCTTCGAGGTGTCCTACGAGGACGACCAGGTGGTCCTGCGCCGCCAGGGTGACGCGGTCGCCCGGCTGAACAGCGGCCCGGCCGATGCCGCCGCCGAGCAGCCGCAGCGCCGCCCGCGCTGGCTGGTCCACTTCCGGGTGCCGGACCTGGAGCGGGCGACCGCCGCGGTCCTCGACCACGGCGGCTCCCTCGTGCCCGAGGCCGACGACGGCTGGCGGGCCCTGTCCGGCCGGCGGACCACCGTACGCGACCCGCAGGGCGGCCTGTTCACCCTGGACGAGAACCCGGCGGCGCCGGCACCGTGA
- the helR gene encoding RNA polymerase recycling motor ATPase HelR: MQASSSVHDHPLNTSAFALPENLSAKADPELVATDERHFAAVARSLDESIAELSDSLDELRKAPGGLGREAMDRDAEIHRLTARLRALRRFGLDLCLGRIVTADDAEPVYVGRLGLTDAEGRRLLIDWRSPAAEPFFAATHANPMGLASRRRYRWTGGRIADYWDEVFTADGFEGHAALDDQSAFIASLGGNRSSRMRDVLGTIQADQDAIIRAGSRGALVVDGGPGTGKTVVALHRSAYLLYSDPRLGHRRGGVLFVGPHQPYLNYVSDVLPSLGEEGVRTCTLRDLVVEGATAPPESDPEVARLKASAELVKAVEKAVRFYEEPPTEGLRVSTDWSDIWLGAGDWAEAFEAAGRGTPHNEAREQIWDELVSILLDKLDEDVPEELFRKALRADRELVDTLDRAWPMLEAADVVGDLWSVPAYLRLCAPWLTPDEVRTLRRADAQAWTVSDLPFLDAARQRLGDPKSSLRKRRHDAAVAAERERMAGVIDNILAADDDGEGAVTMLNGRDLRDSLIDESALPGAEADRLAGPFAHIVVDEAQELTDAEWQMLLLRCPSGSFTLVGDRAQARHGFTESWQERLERIGLDRITMASLSINYRTPEEVMTEAEPVIRAALPDANVPTSVRSSGIPVVHGSVSERDAILDAWLAAHADGIACVIGDPAFEATSRVRSLTPTLSKGLEFDLVVLVDPDAFGEGVEGAVDRYVAMTRATRQLVVLTS, translated from the coding sequence GTGCAAGCGTCGTCGTCCGTCCATGACCACCCCCTGAACACCAGCGCGTTCGCCCTTCCCGAGAACCTGTCGGCCAAGGCCGACCCGGAGCTCGTCGCCACCGACGAGCGGCACTTCGCCGCCGTCGCACGAAGCCTCGACGAGTCGATCGCCGAACTGTCCGACAGCCTCGACGAACTCCGCAAGGCGCCCGGCGGCCTGGGGCGGGAGGCGATGGACCGGGACGCCGAGATCCACCGGCTCACCGCCCGGCTGCGCGCCCTGCGCCGCTTCGGCCTCGACCTGTGCCTCGGCCGGATCGTCACCGCCGACGACGCCGAACCCGTGTACGTGGGCCGCCTCGGCCTCACCGACGCCGAGGGCCGCAGGCTCCTCATCGACTGGCGCTCGCCCGCCGCCGAGCCGTTCTTCGCCGCCACCCACGCCAACCCCATGGGCCTGGCCAGCCGCCGCCGGTACCGCTGGACCGGCGGCCGGATCGCCGACTACTGGGACGAGGTGTTCACGGCGGACGGCTTCGAGGGACACGCCGCCCTCGACGACCAGTCCGCGTTCATCGCCAGCCTCGGCGGCAACCGCTCGTCCCGCATGCGCGACGTGCTCGGCACCATCCAGGCCGACCAGGACGCCATCATCCGCGCCGGGTCCCGCGGCGCCCTCGTCGTCGACGGCGGCCCCGGCACCGGCAAGACCGTCGTCGCCCTGCACCGGTCCGCCTACCTCCTCTACTCCGACCCGCGCCTGGGCCACCGCAGGGGCGGCGTCCTCTTCGTCGGCCCGCACCAGCCCTACCTCAACTACGTCTCCGACGTCCTGCCCAGCCTCGGCGAGGAGGGCGTACGCACCTGCACCCTGCGCGACCTGGTCGTCGAGGGAGCCACCGCGCCGCCCGAGAGCGACCCGGAGGTGGCCCGCCTGAAGGCGTCCGCGGAGCTCGTGAAGGCCGTCGAGAAGGCCGTCCGCTTCTACGAGGAGCCGCCCACCGAGGGCCTGCGGGTCTCGACCGACTGGTCCGACATCTGGCTCGGCGCCGGCGACTGGGCCGAGGCGTTCGAGGCCGCGGGGCGGGGCACGCCGCACAACGAGGCCCGCGAGCAGATCTGGGACGAGCTCGTCTCCATCCTCCTGGACAAGCTGGACGAGGACGTCCCCGAGGAGCTGTTCCGCAAGGCGCTCCGGGCCGACCGGGAGCTCGTCGACACCCTCGACCGGGCCTGGCCGATGCTGGAGGCCGCCGACGTCGTCGGGGACCTGTGGTCGGTCCCCGCCTATCTGCGCCTGTGCGCGCCCTGGCTCACCCCCGACGAGGTCCGCACCCTGCGCCGCGCCGACGCCCAGGCCTGGACCGTCTCCGACCTCCCGTTCCTGGACGCGGCCCGGCAGCGGCTCGGCGACCCGAAGTCCTCGCTGCGCAAGCGTCGGCACGACGCCGCCGTGGCCGCCGAACGCGAGCGCATGGCCGGGGTCATCGACAACATCCTCGCCGCGGACGACGACGGCGAGGGCGCGGTGACCATGCTGAACGGGCGGGACCTGCGGGACAGCCTGATCGACGAGAGCGCCCTGCCCGGCGCCGAAGCGGACCGGCTGGCCGGACCGTTCGCGCACATCGTGGTCGACGAGGCCCAGGAACTGACCGACGCCGAGTGGCAGATGCTGCTGCTCCGCTGCCCCTCCGGCAGCTTCACCCTGGTCGGCGACCGCGCCCAGGCGCGGCACGGCTTCACCGAGAGCTGGCAGGAGCGGCTGGAGCGGATCGGCCTCGACCGGATCACGATGGCCTCCCTGAGCATCAACTACCGCACGCCGGAAGAGGTCATGACGGAGGCCGAGCCGGTGATCCGGGCCGCGCTGCCCGACGCCAACGTGCCGACCTCCGTGCGCAGCAGCGGGATCCCCGTCGTCCACGGCTCCGTCTCGGAACGCGACGCGATCCTCGATGCCTGGCTCGCCGCCCACGCCGACGGGATCGCCTGCGTCATCGGCGACCCCGCCTTCGAGGCGACGTCCCGGGTCCGGTCGCTCACCCCGACGCTGTCGAAGGGGCTCGAGTTCGACCTGGTCGTCCTCGTCGACCCGGACGCCTTCGGCGAGGGGGTGGAGGGCGCCGTCGACCGCTACGTGGCGATGACCCGGGCCACCCGGCAGCTGGTCGTCCTGACGAGCTGA